From the genome of Parazoarcus communis, one region includes:
- a CDS encoding NAD-dependent epimerase/dehydratase family protein: MSGRKILVTGGAGFIGSALVLALSERGHEVTVLDNLAPQIHGADPEQSPLFKRLEGKARFVRGDVTVRTDLMKVLPGVDTVVHLAAETGTGQSMYAIQHYSEVNVGGTALLLDVIANDGFPVKRLVVASSRAVYGEGCYRCAVHGTLHPEARSAEEMVKGQFEHLCPVCSLPLEVVPTDEGAALHPSSVYGVTKLTQEQLVLTVGRALGISALAFRYQNVYGPGQSLSNPYTGILSIFSTRIRNGSPINIFEDGRESRDFVFIGDVVDATVKGIEHPEPLVDVFNVGSGAATDVMTIAQTLLRHLGGCSSISVSGQFRIGDIRHNVANLEKVKRTLGFEPKVGIDDGLSAFVNWVKGEQISGDRYEESLNELRAKGLFK; this comes from the coding sequence ATGAGCGGAAGAAAGATACTTGTAACGGGCGGGGCCGGGTTTATCGGATCGGCACTCGTACTTGCGCTGAGCGAGCGCGGGCACGAGGTGACGGTTCTCGACAATCTCGCACCTCAGATCCACGGCGCGGATCCCGAGCAGTCACCGCTTTTCAAGCGACTTGAAGGCAAGGCTCGCTTTGTTCGTGGTGATGTAACGGTCCGGACTGACTTGATGAAAGTTCTTCCGGGGGTGGATACGGTTGTACACCTGGCAGCTGAGACTGGCACAGGGCAGTCCATGTATGCGATCCAGCATTATTCCGAAGTGAATGTTGGGGGTACGGCACTGCTGCTGGACGTGATTGCGAATGATGGCTTCCCGGTAAAGCGACTGGTTGTGGCCTCTTCACGTGCCGTCTACGGCGAAGGTTGTTATCGCTGCGCCGTGCATGGCACCCTCCATCCCGAGGCTCGAAGCGCCGAGGAGATGGTCAAGGGGCAGTTCGAGCATCTCTGTCCCGTTTGTTCCTTGCCGTTGGAGGTGGTGCCGACAGATGAAGGTGCTGCTTTGCATCCCTCTTCCGTCTATGGGGTAACGAAGCTTACACAGGAACAGTTGGTGCTGACGGTGGGGAGGGCCCTGGGGATTTCGGCCCTCGCGTTTCGCTATCAGAATGTTTATGGACCGGGGCAGTCGCTGTCGAATCCCTATACGGGCATCCTCTCGATCTTCTCCACCCGCATTCGGAACGGTAGCCCCATCAATATATTCGAAGATGGTCGCGAGAGCCGCGATTTTGTCTTTATCGGCGATGTGGTTGATGCGACCGTCAAGGGGATCGAGCACCCGGAACCTCTGGTCGACGTCTTCAACGTCGGCTCTGGTGCAGCTACGGATGTGATGACGATTGCGCAAACCCTGCTCCGGCATCTGGGTGGGTGTTCGTCAATCAGCGTATCCGGCCAGTTCAGGATTGGCGACATTCGGCATAACGTTGCGAATCTTGAGAAAGTGAAACGTACCCTGGGATTTGAGCCAAAAGTTGGAATCGACGACGGTTTGAGCGCATTTGTTAACTGGGTGAAGGGCGAACAGATCAGTGGTGACCGCTATGAGGAGAGCCTGAACGAACTGCGTGCAAAAGGCCTGTTCAAATGA
- a CDS encoding CatB-related O-acetyltransferase encodes MSRISTSLRRTLYEFRLRRRFSRSVIHGGATVDGESSLGDYAVLFRNARLICSTLGSYSYVQENTLLLGAEVGPFCSIAANVTIGLVNHPTSLVSTSPVFYDRSQPLPRFFASQNAAHESIPRTVVGADVWIGERAMIRAGVSIGVGAVIGAGAMVTRDVPPYTIAAGVPCRPLRQRFDATLCAGLADSEWWTLSEQRLSELAPYFASPEVFLTMLRKQE; translated from the coding sequence ATGAGCCGCATCTCGACGTCACTTCGTCGCACTCTTTACGAATTTCGGCTTCGCCGCAGATTTTCCCGCAGTGTCATCCACGGCGGTGCGACGGTCGATGGGGAAAGTAGCCTGGGTGATTACGCGGTCCTTTTCCGGAACGCGAGATTGATCTGTTCCACGCTTGGCTCCTACAGCTATGTGCAGGAGAACACCCTGCTGCTTGGGGCTGAAGTGGGGCCTTTCTGTTCGATTGCTGCGAATGTGACGATTGGGCTTGTTAATCATCCTACGTCGCTCGTGAGTACAAGTCCCGTGTTCTATGACCGGTCGCAGCCGCTCCCCAGATTTTTCGCGAGCCAGAATGCAGCTCACGAGTCGATCCCGCGGACGGTCGTGGGCGCGGATGTCTGGATAGGAGAGCGGGCGATGATTCGGGCGGGGGTCAGTATTGGCGTGGGCGCGGTAATCGGTGCAGGCGCGATGGTGACCCGGGATGTGCCTCCCTATACAATCGCGGCCGGTGTTCCCTGCCGCCCGTTGCGGCAACGTTTTGACGCAACGCTGTGCGCGGGGCTGGCAGACTCTGAGTGGTGGACATTGAGCGAACAGAGGCTCTCAGAGCTTGCACCGTATTTTGCGAGTCCTGAGGTGTTCTTGACGATGCTTCGGAAGCAAGAGTGA
- a CDS encoding acyltransferase: protein MIGLVQRILAKLRSLWFACVHAPRFGRCGRNVLLYAPFRVNGGEHIGLGDRTVMQRGAWLYCEPSEGQSGRLHVGSGCVFGYNNHITAVRDVVIEDHVLTANNVYISDNLHSYEDVGVPIMHQPVRFKNAVVIGEGSWIGENVCIIGASVGKNCVVGANSVVTHDIPDFSVAVGSPAVVIRYYDRSAGRWESKGVLRQGKG, encoded by the coding sequence ATGATTGGTCTTGTGCAGCGAATCCTGGCGAAACTGCGTAGTCTCTGGTTCGCATGTGTTCATGCTCCCCGCTTCGGCCGTTGTGGAAGGAATGTGTTGTTGTACGCGCCATTTCGTGTCAATGGGGGAGAACACATTGGCCTTGGTGATCGCACGGTCATGCAGCGTGGCGCCTGGTTGTACTGTGAGCCTTCAGAGGGTCAGTCGGGGCGTCTGCACGTCGGGTCCGGGTGCGTCTTCGGTTACAACAACCACATTACTGCCGTGCGTGACGTCGTCATCGAGGACCATGTGCTTACGGCGAACAACGTTTACATCTCCGATAACCTTCATTCCTATGAGGACGTTGGGGTGCCGATAATGCATCAACCCGTTCGGTTCAAGAACGCCGTGGTGATCGGAGAAGGAAGCTGGATCGGCGAGAATGTGTGCATCATTGGTGCGAGCGTCGGCAAGAACTGCGTTGTCGGCGCGAATTCGGTAGTGACGCATGACATTCCGGACTTTTCTGTAGCGGTCGGAAGCCCTGCGGTGGTCATTCGGTACTACGATCGATCTGCGGGCCGTTGGGAGAGCAAGGGCGTTTTGAGACAGGGCAAGGGATGA